A section of the Clostridium sp. TW13 genome encodes:
- a CDS encoding MarR family winged helix-turn-helix transcriptional regulator encodes MTDINESLSGCLYFASNKLARSISKMADEEFRITGLSPTYAFLICIVNENTEISQKEISEKLHMTPSTITRFIDKLENKNLVIRRSDGKTTLISLTKKGVELIPCISKAWQNLHERYSSILSEEENQELAIAINKVANKFEGKC; translated from the coding sequence ATGACAGATATAAATGAATCATTAAGTGGATGTTTATATTTTGCTTCAAATAAGCTAGCAAGATCAATAAGTAAGATGGCAGACGAAGAATTTAGAATAACGGGGCTTTCACCAACTTATGCTTTTTTAATTTGTATTGTAAATGAAAATACAGAAATTAGTCAGAAGGAAATATCTGAAAAACTTCATATGACCCCTTCTACCATAACAAGATTTATAGATAAACTTGAAAATAAAAACTTGGTAATTAGAAGAAGTGATGGTAAAACTACATTGATTTCTTTAACAAAAAAAGGAGTAGAGCTAATACCTTGTATAAGTAAGGCGTGGCAGAACCTACATGAAAGATATTCAAGCATTTTATCTGAAGAAGAAAATCAAGAACTTGCCATAGCCATAAATAAAGTTGCAAACAAGTTTGAAGGCAAATGTTAG